In Prunus dulcis chromosome 2, ALMONDv2, whole genome shotgun sequence, a single genomic region encodes these proteins:
- the LOC117620309 gene encoding cytochrome P450 714C2-like: protein MEAEAAVAAKVIVSVLLGGFLVLFLYLCELVLLRPRGLRSKLGKQGIRGPPPSFLLGNLSAIKRLQSKGHSTATKTADPTKLHHDGDVASIDHEWHSKIFPYIEQWRNEYGQIFMYASAHLQQLCITDVEVVKEIGLCKSLNLGKASLTSKVVGPLLGEGLLSSNGVIWAHQRGIIAPELYLDKVKGMVDLIVDSTTSMLRSWEDEIDSKGGIAEIKVDKYLRNLAADIISRACFNNRYDQVEDIFNKLRALQKVLTKGIMSLPGLRLLPTKDNRETWRLEKEAESIILKLVKQRIEASGEEDLFQMLLAGAVDSKGLSQKKFIVDNCKTIFFAGHETTAIAASWSLMLLAAHPYWQARARAEVLEICGDNPLDGDMLRSMKVLKMVIQEVLRLYPPAFFVTREAFETVTLKNIVIPKGVILQIPIPFLQHNPDIWGPDAHEFNPERFANGTFQACRSPQAYMPFGTGPRICVGQHLVMTELKVLLASVLSKFCFSLSPAYQHAPLFSLVTEPGHGVILHVRKV from the exons ATGGAAGCTGAGGCAGCAGTAGCAGCAAAGGTCATAGTGTCAGTATTGTTGGGTGGGTTTTTGGTCTTGTTTTTATACCTCTGTGAACTAGTGTTATTGAGGCCTAGAGGGCTAAGATCAAAGCTTGGGAAGCAAGGAATTAGAGGGCCTCCTCCTTCGTTTCTCTTAGGGAACCTCTCTGCAATAAAGAGGCTGCAAAGCAAGGGCCATTCAACAGCAACAAAGACTGCTGATCCAACAAAACTCCATCATGATGGTGATGTAGCTTCTATTGATCATGAATGGCATTCAAAAATCTTCCCCTACATAGAGCAGTGGCGAAATGAATATG GGCAAATATTTATGTATGCAAGTGCACACCTACAACAATTATGCATCACAGATGTAGAGGTGGTGAAGGAAATTGGTCTATGCAAGTCTCTAAACTTAGGGAAGGCTTCTTTAACTTCGAAGGTTGTTGGGCCACTATTGGGCGAAGGCCTTTTATCATCGAATGGCGTAATTTGGGCCCATCAAAGGGGAATTATTGCTCCCGAGCTATATCTTGATAAGGTTAAG GGCATGGTGGACCTAATAGTGGACTCTACAACCTCAATGCTAAGAAGTTGGGAAGATGAAATCGACAGCAAGGGAGGAATTGCAGAAATTAAAGTTGATAAGTATTTGAGAAACTTAGCTGCAGATATAATTTCAAGAGCTTGTTTTAATAACAGATATGATCAAGTCGAAGATATCTTCAATAAACTTAGGGCTCTGCAAAAAGTTTTGACAAAGGGAATCATGTCGCTTCCGGGTTTGAG ATTGCTGCCTACAAAAGACAATAGAGAAACATGGAGATTAGAGAAGGAAGCTGAGTCAATTATATTAAAGCTAGTAAAACAACGTATTGAAGCTTCAGGTGAGGAAGATTTATTCCAAATGCTTCTTGCCGGTGCTGTGGATTCCAAAGGCCTATCGCAGAAGAAGTTCATTGTCGATAACTGCAAGACTATATTCTTTGCTGGCCATGAGACCACTGCCATTGCAGCATCATGGAGCTTGATGTTACTAGCTGCACATCCATATTGGCAAGCTCGTGCTCGTGCTGAGGTGCTCGAAATCTGCGGGGATAATCCTCTAGACGGAGATATGCTTCGAAGCATGAAAGTG CTGAAAATGGTGATTCAGGAGGTGTTGCGTCTTTACCCGCCTGCATTCTTTGTAACTAGAGAGGCCTTTGAAACTGTCACACTCAAGAACATTGTGATTCCAAAGGGTGTGATCCTTCAAATACCAATCCCCTTTTTACAGCACAACCCTGACATATGGGGGCCGGATGCGCATGAGTTCAACCCGGAAAGATTTGCCAATGGAACTTTTCAGGCTTGTCGGTCTCCGCAGGCTTACATGCCATTCGGAACAGGTCCTCGTATCTGTGTTGGCCAACATTTAGTTATGACGGAACTTAAGGTGCTTCTTGCTTCAGTTCTATCAAAGTTCTGCTTCTCCCTCTCACCAGCGTACCAGCACGCTCCTCTTTTTAGTTTGGTTACTGAACCTGGGCATGGTGTTATTCTCCATGTCAGGAAAGTGTAA
- the LOC117620310 gene encoding cytochrome c oxidase-assembly factor COX23, mitochondrial — protein sequence MASKASTPPYPSAARISDSQCYPQYTASLKCLEEYNSDKSKCQEHFDIYKECKKKEREARLERNKTRSLFS from the exons ATGGCATCGAAAGCGTCAACACCGCCGTATCCAAGCGCTGCCAGAATCTCTGATTCTCAATGTTATCCTCAGTACACTGCGTCTCTAAAAT GTCTAGAAGAATATAATTCGGACAAGAGTAAATGTCAAGAACATTTTGATATTTACAAAGAATGCAAGAAAAAGGAG AGGGAAGCTCGATTGGAGCGCAACAAGACTAGGTCCCTTTTCTCTTGA
- the LOC117619749 gene encoding agamous-like MADS-box protein AGL62 codes for MVILRKLPKRTQGRKRIEIKKLENLNNKQVTFSKRRSGIFKKAAELSVLCGAEVGVIVFSTAGKVFCYGHPNVETVLDCYRSGVAPPAVFDDTAGDQNPNRVPMAEFNKEYMEAIKELEEQKRRVVEVKEEVRMKKVVGGCGERFWWEDESVDLDVLDVQEVEHYLMSLEDVRKKVAARLHEVRILNGTLTPGALPPVPAVHRLCHMPMMTTGFGAQGGQFGGGYHGFGV; via the coding sequence ATGGTTATCTTGAGAAAACTTCCCAAGAGGACCCAAGGCCGCAAGAGAATCGAGATCAAGAAGCTCGAGAATCTCAACAACAAGCAAGTCACCTTCTCCAAGCGCCGTTCTGGAATATTCAAAAAGGCGGCGGAGCTGAGCGTTTTGTGCGGCGCTGAGGTGGGAGTCATTGTTTTCTCCACGGCGGGCAAAGTGTTCTGCTACGGGCACCCGAATGTGGAGACAGTGCTAGACTGCTACCGTAGTGGGGTTGCTCCTCCTGCGGTGTTTGATGACACCGCAGGAGACCAAAACCCTAATAGAGTGCCCATGGCGGAGTTCAACAAGGAGTACATGGAGGCAATTAAAGAGTTGGAGGAGCAGAAGAGGAGGGTTGTGGAGGTGAAAGAGGAGGTGAGGATGAAGAAGGTGGTGGGTGGGTGTGGTGAGAGGTTTTGGTGGGAGGATGAGAGTGTTGATTTGGATGTGTTAGATGTGCAGGAAGTTGAGCATTACTTGATGTCATTGGAGGATGTGAGGAAGAAGGTGGCTGCTAGGCTTCATGAGGTGAGAATTCTGAATGGGACATTGACACCGGGGGCGCTGCCGCCTGTACCGGCAGTTCATCGGCTTTGTCACATGCCGATGATGACAACTGGTTTTGGTGCTCAGGGTGGACAATTTGGTGGTGGTTATCACGGTTTTGGGGTTTAG